In Populus alba chromosome 1, ASM523922v2, whole genome shotgun sequence, a single window of DNA contains:
- the LOC118039076 gene encoding ATPase 10, plasma membrane-type, which translates to MAEDLDKPLLNPESFNREGIDLERLPLEEVFEQLRTSHRGLSSEDAEARLMIFGPNKLEEKPENKFLKFLGFMWNPLSWVMEAAAIMAIVLANGGGQGPDWQDFVGIICLLIINSTISFIEENNAGNAASALMARLAPKTKVLRDGQWQEQDAAILVPGDIISIKLGDIIPADSRLLEGDSLKIDQATLTGESLPVTKRTGDEVYSGSTCKQGEIEAVVIATGVNSFFGKAAHLVDSTEVVGHFQKVLTAIGNFCICSIAVGMILEIIVMFPVQHRSYRDGINNLLVLLIGGIPIAMPTVLSVTLAIGSHRLSQQGAITKRMTAIEEMAGMDVLCSDKTGTLTLNRLTVDRNLIEVFNKDMDKDMIVLLAARASRLENQDAIDAAIVNMLADPKEARENIREVHFLPFNPVDKRTAITYIDSDGNWYRASKGAPEQILNMSKEKNEISGKVHAIIEKFAERGLRSLGVAFQEVPEKTRESPGGPWTFCGLLPLFDPPRHDSAETIRRALNLGVNVKMITGDQLAIAKETGRRLGMGTNMYPSSTLLGRDRDENEALPVDELIEKADGFAGVFPEHKYEIVKILQEKKHVVGMTGDGVNDAPALKKADIGIAVADSTDAARSASDIVLTEPGLSVIISAVLTSRAIFQRMKNYTIYAVSITIRIVLGFALLALIWEYDFPPFMVLIIAILNDGTIMTISQDRVKPSPRPDSWKLEEIFATGIVIGTYLALVTVLFYWLVIDTNFFETHFHVRSISGNTEEVSSAVYLQVSIISQALIFVTRSQSWSFLERPGILLMCAFVVAQLVATIIAVYAHISFAYIRGIGWGWAGVIWLYSLVFYVPLDIIKFTIRYALSGEAWNLLFDRKTAFTTKKDYGKEDREAKWILSQRSLQGLMATDQDFNGRRSTLIAEQARRRAEIARLGEIHTLRGHVESVVRLKNLDLNLIQTAHTV; encoded by the exons ATGGCTGAGGATCTGGATAAACCACTGTTGAATCCCGAGAGCTTCAACCGAGAGGGGATTGACTTG GAGCGTTTGCCACTAGAGGAGGTCTTTGAGCAACTGAGAACATCACACAGAGGACTCTCGTCTGAAGATGCTGAAGCCAGATTGATGATTTTTGGTCCAAACAAACTTGAAGAGAAGCCA gaaaataagtttttgaaattCCTTGGTTTTATGTGGAATCCTCTGTCATGGGTTATGGAAGCGGCAGCAATAATGGCAATTGTCCTCGCTAATGGTGGA GGGCAAGGTCCTGACTGGCAGGATTTTGTAGGGATTATTTGCCTGTTGataatcaattcaacaattagtTTTATAGAGGAGAACAATGCTGGGAATGCTGCATCCGCTCTTATGGCTCGTTTAGCTCCCAAAACGAAG GTCCTGAGAGATGGGCAGTGGCAAGAGCAAGATGCTGCTATTTTGGTGCCAGGAGATATAATTAGCATTAAGCTTGGGGATATCATCCCTGCGGATTCTAGATTACTCGAAGGAGATTCATTAAAAATTGACCAGGCAA CTCTTACTGGAGAATCTCTTCCTGTTACCAAGAGAACAGGCGATGAAGTTTATTCTGGCTCAACATGTAAGCAAGGTGAAATCGAAGCTGTGGTTATTGCGACAGGAGTAAACAGTTTCTTTGGAAAAGCAGCACATCTAGTTGACTCCACTGAAGTCGTTGGACATTTCCAGAAG GTGCTTACCGCCATCGGGAACTTCTGCATTTGCTCTATAGCTGTTGGAATGATTCTTGAAATCATTGTCATGTTCCCAGTACAGCACCGTTCATACAGGGATGGAATCAACAACCTTCTTGTTCTCTTGATCGGAGGAATACCAATAGCTATGCCAACAGTCTTGTCTGTCACACTAGCAATTGGTTCTCATCGGCTATCTCAACAG GGTGCCATTACAAAGAGGATGACAGCGATAGAAGAAATGGCAGGAATGGATGTCCTCTGCAGTGACAAAACTGGAACTCTTACCCTCAATCGCCTGACAGTGGATCGAAACCTTATCGAG GTTTTCAACAAAGATATGGACAAAGATATGATTGTCTTGCTTGCAGCCAGAGCATCCAGATTGGAGAATCAGGATGCTATTGATGCAGCCATAGTTAACATGCTTGCTGATCCAAAGGAG GCACGTGAAAACATCAGAGAAGTGCATTTTTTACCCTTCAATCCGGTGGACAAACGTACTGCAATTACATACATTGATTCTGATGGTAATTGGTATCGAGCTAGCAAAGGAGCTCCTGAGCAG ATTCTAAATATGAGCAAAGAGAAGAACGAGATCTCTGGAAAAGTGCATGCCATCATTGAAAAATTTGCCGAAAGAGGCTTGCGATCACTTGGAGTTGCATTTCAG GAAGTTCCTGAAAAAACTAGGGAAAGTCCTGGAGGTCCTTGGACGTTTTGTGGGTTGTTGCCCTTGTTTGATCCTCCTAGGCATGATAGTGCTGAGACCATCCGCAGAGCACTAAACCTTGGAGTTAATGTCAAGATGATTACAG GTGATCAACTGGCAATTGCAAAGGAGACAGGAAGACGACTTGGCATGGGAACGAACATGTACCCCTCTTCAACACTGTTAGGACGGGATAGGGATGAAAATGAAGCTCTTCCCGTCGACGAGCTCATTGAAAAGGCAGATGGCTTTGCTGGTGTATTTCCAG AGCACAAAtatgaaattgttaaaattttacaagaaaaGAAGCATGTGGTTGGAATGACTGGAGATGGTGTGAATGATGCACCTGCTTTGAAGAAAGCAGATATTGGAATAGCAGTGGCAGATTCTACAGATGCTGCGAGAAGTGCTTCTGATATTGTCTTGACCGAGCCTGGTCTAAGTGTGATTATCAGCGCTGTCTTAACAAGCAGAGCTATATTCCAAAGAATGAAGAACTATACA ATATATGCCGTCTCCATAACCATTAGGATTGTG CTTGGTTTTGCGCTTCTAGCTTTGATATGGGAATATGACTTCCCACCTTTCATGGTTCTGATAATAGCAATACTCAATGATG ggaCCATAATGACTATATCGCAAGATCGAGTTAAGCCATCTCCAAGGCCTGACAGTTGGAAGCTTGAAGAGATATTTGCGACAGGCATTGTCATCGGAACATATCTTGCTTTGGTCACTGTCCTGTTTTACTGGCTTGTGATCGATACAAATTTCTTCGAG ACACACTTCCACGTGAGGTCTATCTCCGGCAACACTGAGGAAGTCTCTTCTGCTGTGTATCTACAAGTCAGCATCATCAGCCAGGCTTTAATATTTGTTACGCGTAGTCAAAGTTGGTCGTTCCTTGAGAGGCCTGGAATTCTCTTGATGTGTGCATTTGTGGTGGCTCAACTG GTGGCCACTATAATTGCTGTCTATGCACATATTAGCTTTGCTTATATTAGAGGCATTGGATGGGGGTGGGCTGGTGTCATATGGTTGTATAGTTTGGTCTTCTACGTACCACTGGATATTATCAAGTTCACAATTCGTTATGCCCTAAGTGGAGAAGCATGGAATCTCTTATTTGATAGAAAG aCTGCTTTTACTACAAAGAAAGATTATGGAAAGGAAGATAGGGAAGCTAAGTGGATACTTTCCCAGAGGAGTCTGCAAGGTTTGATGGCAACAGACCAAGATTTCAATGGCAGGAGATCAACTTTGATCGCCGAACAGGCCAGACGGCGTGCAGAAATAGCAAG ACTGGGGGAGATTCACACCTTGAGAGGACATGTAGAATCGGTAGTGAGGCTCAAAAATCTGgacttaaatttaattcaaacagCTCATACGGTTTGA
- the LOC118039077 gene encoding triacylglycerol lipase OBL1: protein MSTKKIGGTVFMAAVTSTATKFENNTDDQEKSEESITNYLIVRPKKGSMLDLLRYLAWADNGSGVRFLESSEEGIMGEEAADHRCIILVSIIARKIISLFGKPLEYTGFVVDFFLNLLFQNGGIMGLFLNFLQGKVVIPQRDTETFISTIGHLDGRIDLYRAENLLEQIDHSVSAEKAIKEEIGNRAHMDLCIMASKLAYENAKVVQSIVVHHWKMHFVDFYNCWNDFQKEFSTQVFILCDKPKDANLILISFRGTEPFDSYDWDTDFDISWYEIPKLGKVHMGFLEALGLGNRDDTTTFQYHLQMKSTNFNHDYEGSGALLSNTDSDMEQNERDRSSDSDRATAVGHKKFLSEMVKKTAYYAVRKKLKSLLVEHKNAKFIVTGHSLGGALAVLFPSVLVLHQQMDVMKRLLGVYTFGQPRIGNRQLAKFMETHLEYPVPKYFRVVYSYDLVPRLPYDDKTFLYKHFGVCLYYNSLYIEQKVHEEPDPNLYGLRNVISAHLNAIWELIRSFIIGYSHGREYKENWFMVLVRIIGLALPGISDHCPTDYVNSVRLGKKRVVQMSSI from the exons ATGTCCACCAAAAAGATAGGAGGGACTGTATTCATGGCGGCTGTGACTAGTACTGCtacaaaatttgaaaacaacacCGATGATCAAGAGAAGAGTGAAGAAAGCATTACCAACTATCTGATAGTGAGGCCAAAAAAGGGAAGTATGTTGGATTTGTTGAGGTACTTGGCATGGGCCGACAATGGAAGTGGTGTGAGATTCTTAGAGAGCTCAGAAGAGGGAATTATGGGTGAGGAGGCAGCTGATCATAGGTGTATTATATTGGTGTCTATTATTGCTAGGAAGATCATCTCCTTATTTGGCAAGCCCTTGGAGTACACTGGTTTTGTGGTTGATTTCTTCCTCAATCTCTTGTTTCAGAATGGTGGAATCATGGGCTTATTTCTCAACTTTCTCCAAG GAAAGGTGGTGATACCGCAGAGAGACACCGAGACTTTTATAAGTACCATCGGGCATTTGGATGGGCGAATAGACCTATACAGAGCTGAAAACTTGCTGGAACAAATAGATCATTCGGTTTCCGCAGAGAAAgcaatcaaagaagaaataggGAACCGCGCTCATATGGACCTCTGTATCATGGCATCCAAATTAGCTTATGAGAATGCTAAAGTTGTTCAAAGTATTGTTGTTCATCACTGGAAG ATGCATTTTGTGGACTTCTACAACTGCTGGAATG ATTTTCAAAAGGAATTTTCCACTCAAGTGTTCATTCTTTGTGACAAGCCCAAGGATGCAAACTTAATATTGATCAGCTTTCGGGGAACGGAACCTTTTGACTCTTATGATTGGGATACTGATTTTGATATCTCTTGGTATGAGATTCCAAAACTGGGAAAAGTCCACATGGGGTTCTTAGAAGCATTAGGTTTGGGCAACAGAGATGATACTACCACCTTCCAATATCACCTTCAGATGAAGAGCACAAATTTCAATCACGATTATGAAGGCTCTGGAGCACTATTATCAAATACTGATTCTGACATGGAACAAAACGAACGGGACCGTTCTTCTGATTCTGACAGAGCTACTGCAGTAGGTCATAAGAAGTTCCTGTCAGAAATGGTGAAGAAGACTGCATACTATGCAGTGAGAAAGAAGCTCAAGAGCTTACTCGTGGAGCACAAGAATGCGAAATTTATAGTCACTGGGCATAGCTTAGGTGGTGCACTTGCTGTTTTGTTCCCATCTGTGTTGGTGCTGCACCAACAGATGGATGTAATGAAAAGGTTGCTTGGGGTTTACACATTTGGGCAGCCAAGGATTGGGAACCGACAGCTAGCAAAGTTCATGGAAACCCATTTGGAGTATCCTGTTCCTAAATACTTCAGGGTGGTTTACAGCTATGATCTTGTCCCTAGATTGCCTTACGATGACAAAACCTTCTTGTATAAACATTTCGGAGTGTGCCTTTATTATAACAGCCTCTATATTGAACAA AAAGTGCATGAGGAGCCAGACCCCAACCTCTATGGGTTGAGAAATGTTATTTCAGCACATCTGAATGCTATATGGGAGTTAATAAGAAGTTTCATAATCGGCTACTCCCACGGGCGAGAGTACAAAGAAAATTGGTTCATGGTGTTAGTCAGGATAATCGGACTGGCTCTCCCTGGGATTTCTGATCATTGCCCCACAGATTATGTTAACTCGGTAAGACTGGGAAAAAAACGAGTTGTTCAAATGTCTTCTATCTGA